One genomic region from Equus caballus isolate H_3958 breed thoroughbred chromosome 4, TB-T2T, whole genome shotgun sequence encodes:
- the C4H7orf57 gene encoding uncharacterized protein C7orf57 homolog isoform X3 translates to MRNTSKELHSTSSRYAPCDWYYHLPVKRSEKALDVPLASQIPGLSDLRDTDNGHTLGMRRYWIKETDSEYVKLAKQGGRPDLLKHFAPGTRKGSPVTYSLPDWYIHHSKPPTADQRQTPAVSMPDYMVYEEFNPEQANGNYESRRGPFDFDMKTVWQREAEELEKEKKKVRLPAINSKYPSKTGTPLGPKDPAGSRLSFPPMPGHKTSSPTNFSKLISNGYKDEWLQQRAGSDKRTPQTSRASESSQSTQDPEGHQDAEQLPDPEVPEASDQAQGPTASPSAPTPAELK, encoded by the exons ACTGGTATTACCACCTTCCTGTGAAGCGGTCCGAGAAGGCCTTGGATGTCCCACTGGCATCCCAGATCCCAGGTCTCAGTGACCTGAGGGACACAGACAATGGGCACACGCTTGGGATGCGAAGGTACTGGATCAAAGAAACAGACTCGGAATACGTGAAGCTCGCAAAGCAAGGTGGCCGGCCTG ATCTGTTGAAGCACTTTGCTCCCGGGACCAGGAAAGGCTCCCCAGTCACCTATTCCTTGCCAGATTGGTACATCCACCACAGCAAGCCGCCCACAGCTGACCAGAGACA AACCCCTGCTGTGTCCATGCCAGATTACATGGTTTACGAGGAGTTTAACCCTGAGCAGGCCAACGGTAACTATGAGTCCCGAAGAGGGCCATTTGACTTCGACATGAAGACGGTTTGGCAAAGGGAGGCCGAGGaacttgaaaaggagaaaaaaaag GTGAGGCTACCGGCCATTAACTCAAAGTATCCAAGCAAAACGGGGACCCCGCTTGGCCCCAAAGACCCTGCAGGAAGTAGACTCTCCTTCCCGCCCAT gCCTGGTCATAAAACCAGTTCACCCACAAACTTTTCCAAACTTATTAGCAATGGTTATAAGGATGAGTGGTTACAGCAGCGAGCTGGTTCAGACAAGAGGACCCCACAGACATCCAGAGCCTCCGAATCATCTCAGTCCACGCAAGACCCCGAAGGGCACCAGGATGCCGAGCAGCTCCCAGACCCAGAGGTTCCCGAAGCCTCTGACCAAGCTCAAG GTCCAACAGCATCTCCATCTGCACCAACACCAGCAGAGCTCAAATAA
- the C4H7orf57 gene encoding uncharacterized protein C7orf57 homolog isoform X2, with protein MRNTSKELHSTSSRYAPCDWYYHLPVKRSEKALDVPLASQIPGLSDLRDTDNGHTLGMRRYWIKETDSEYVKLAKQGGRPDLLKHFAPGTRKGSPVTYSLPDWYIHHSKPPTADQRQTPAVSMPDYMVYEEFNPEQANGNYESRRGPFDFDMKTVWQREAEELEKEKKKVRLPAINSKYPSKTGTPLGPKDPAGSRLSFPPMPGHKTSSPTNFSKLISNGYKDEWLQQRAGSDKRTPQTSRASESSQSTQDPEGHQDAEQLPDPEVPEASDQAQGEVQQHLHLHQHQQSSNKTR; from the exons ACTGGTATTACCACCTTCCTGTGAAGCGGTCCGAGAAGGCCTTGGATGTCCCACTGGCATCCCAGATCCCAGGTCTCAGTGACCTGAGGGACACAGACAATGGGCACACGCTTGGGATGCGAAGGTACTGGATCAAAGAAACAGACTCGGAATACGTGAAGCTCGCAAAGCAAGGTGGCCGGCCTG ATCTGTTGAAGCACTTTGCTCCCGGGACCAGGAAAGGCTCCCCAGTCACCTATTCCTTGCCAGATTGGTACATCCACCACAGCAAGCCGCCCACAGCTGACCAGAGACA AACCCCTGCTGTGTCCATGCCAGATTACATGGTTTACGAGGAGTTTAACCCTGAGCAGGCCAACGGTAACTATGAGTCCCGAAGAGGGCCATTTGACTTCGACATGAAGACGGTTTGGCAAAGGGAGGCCGAGGaacttgaaaaggagaaaaaaaag GTGAGGCTACCGGCCATTAACTCAAAGTATCCAAGCAAAACGGGGACCCCGCTTGGCCCCAAAGACCCTGCAGGAAGTAGACTCTCCTTCCCGCCCAT gCCTGGTCATAAAACCAGTTCACCCACAAACTTTTCCAAACTTATTAGCAATGGTTATAAGGATGAGTGGTTACAGCAGCGAGCTGGTTCAGACAAGAGGACCCCACAGACATCCAGAGCCTCCGAATCATCTCAGTCCACGCAAGACCCCGAAGGGCACCAGGATGCCGAGCAGCTCCCAGACCCAGAGGTTCCCGAAGCCTCTGACCAAGCTCAAGGTGAA GTCCAACAGCATCTCCATCTGCACCAACACCAGCAGAGCTCAAATAAAACCcgataa
- the C4H7orf57 gene encoding uncharacterized protein C7orf57 homolog isoform X1 has translation MRNTSKELHSTSSRYAPCDWYYHLPVKRSEKALDVPLASQIPGLSDLRDTDNGHTLGMRRYWIKETDSEYVKLAKQGGRPDLLKHFAPGTRKGSPVTYSLPDWYIHHSKPPTADQRQTPAVSMPDYMVYEEFNPEQANGNYESRRGPFDFDMKTVWQREAEELEKEKKKVRLPAINSKYPSKTGTPLGPKDPAGSRLSFPPMPGHKTSSPTNFSKLISNGYKDEWLQQRAGSDKRTPQTSRASESSQSTQDPEGHQDAEQLPDPEVPEASDQAQEPSPPSPTASPSAPTPAELK, from the exons ACTGGTATTACCACCTTCCTGTGAAGCGGTCCGAGAAGGCCTTGGATGTCCCACTGGCATCCCAGATCCCAGGTCTCAGTGACCTGAGGGACACAGACAATGGGCACACGCTTGGGATGCGAAGGTACTGGATCAAAGAAACAGACTCGGAATACGTGAAGCTCGCAAAGCAAGGTGGCCGGCCTG ATCTGTTGAAGCACTTTGCTCCCGGGACCAGGAAAGGCTCCCCAGTCACCTATTCCTTGCCAGATTGGTACATCCACCACAGCAAGCCGCCCACAGCTGACCAGAGACA AACCCCTGCTGTGTCCATGCCAGATTACATGGTTTACGAGGAGTTTAACCCTGAGCAGGCCAACGGTAACTATGAGTCCCGAAGAGGGCCATTTGACTTCGACATGAAGACGGTTTGGCAAAGGGAGGCCGAGGaacttgaaaaggagaaaaaaaag GTGAGGCTACCGGCCATTAACTCAAAGTATCCAAGCAAAACGGGGACCCCGCTTGGCCCCAAAGACCCTGCAGGAAGTAGACTCTCCTTCCCGCCCAT gCCTGGTCATAAAACCAGTTCACCCACAAACTTTTCCAAACTTATTAGCAATGGTTATAAGGATGAGTGGTTACAGCAGCGAGCTGGTTCAGACAAGAGGACCCCACAGACATCCAGAGCCTCCGAATCATCTCAGTCCACGCAAGACCCCGAAGGGCACCAGGATGCCGAGCAGCTCCCAGACCCAGAGGTTCCCGAAGCCTCTGACCAAGCTCAAG AGCCTTCTCCTCCAA GTCCAACAGCATCTCCATCTGCACCAACACCAGCAGAGCTCAAATAA